The following coding sequences are from one Triticum aestivum cultivar Chinese Spring chromosome 5A, IWGSC CS RefSeq v2.1, whole genome shotgun sequence window:
- the LOC123102261 gene encoding L-type lectin-domain containing receptor kinase IX.1 produces the protein MASRRALVLLTVVASLCRAAVGQRAKPLLPGGPSCSTADNYTDGSPYKRNLDELLAGLPAAAGGNGWFYNGTAGAPGTADQVFGLIMCYADRNATQCRECLAGAPLGITTACPGSRSVRAAYDACVLRYSPPPSFFSTADLDVNFFVRAIAFAVDPDKMLNAWLTLMTDLTGRAAGSPSRVANATTPYDGDPARLVHGLAQCTRDLNATECTRCLVSVVGQLRRRFTNETGGAIKAFSCYVRYELGAFGITLPPEPPSSPQPGGSSSSSRTALAVGLSVGSAALLVILGSLISLSLRRRRRKRQQEREQQLEEGSFFDGDDPAMEDDFEKGTGPKRFRYSELAIATDNFSDEKKLGEGGFGSVYRGHLKEMKLDVAIKRVSKGSKQGRKEYASEVRIISRLRHRNLVQLIGWCHGGGELLLVYELMPNGSLDTHLYGRNNAAVLPWPVRHEIVLGLGSALLYLHQEWEQCVLHRDIKPSNVMLDASFAAKLGDFGLARLVDHGRGSHTTVLAGTMGYMDPECMITGKTNAESDVYSLGVVLLEIACGRRPLVIIAEHEDDTMHLTQWVWDWYGRGRIVDAADERLQGEFDGKEMECVMVVGLWCAHPDRSLRPTIRQAVNALRFEAALPGLPSRMPVATFMPQVGTFTTSSAATGGSSSTGTSSVATGVGSSSTGTSSVATGVSSSSAGTTLTASSTETSSLLK, from the coding sequence ATGGCTTCCCGGCGTGCACTTGTGCTCCTCACCGTCGTCGCCTCGCTGTGCCGCGCGGCGGTTGGTCAGCGTGCCAAGCCCCTGCTGCCGGGCGGGCCTAGCTGCTCGACCGCTGATAACTACACCGACGGCAGCCCGTACAAGAGGAACCTCGACGAGCTCCTCGccggcctccccgcggccgccggGGGCAATGGCTGGTTCTACAACGGCACGGCTGGGGCGCCGGGGACGGCCGACCAGGTCTTCGGCCTCATCATGTGCTACGCCGACCGCAACGCGACGCAGTGCCGGGAGTGCCTGGCCGGCGCTCCACTGGGGATCACCACGGCGTGCCCGGGGAGCCGGAGCGTGCGCGCGGCCTACGACGCCTGCGTGCTCCGCTACTCGCCGCCGCCCTCCTTCTTCTCCACCGCCGACCTCGACGTCAATTTCTTCGTGCGCGCCATCGCCTTCGCCGTTGACCCCGACAAGATGCTCAACGCGTGGCTCACGCTCATGACCGACCTCACGGGGCGCGCCGCGGGCTCGCCGTCGCGGGTGGCGAACGCGACCACGCCGTACGACGGCGACCCGGCGAGGCTGGTGCACGGGCTGGCGCAGTGCACCAGGGACCTCAACGCCACCGAGTGCACCAGGTGCCTTGTCTCGGTGGTCGGCCAGCTCCGGAGGCGTTTCACGAACGAGACCGGCGGCGCAATCAAGGCGTTCAGCTGCTACGTCAGGTACGAGCTTGGTGCTTTCGGCATCACCCTCCCGCCTGAACCGCCGTCCTCTCCACAGCCGGGAGGATCATCGTCTTCCTCAAGAACAGCGCTGGCGGTCGGCCTCTCTGTCGGTTCTGCAGCGCTGTTGGTCATTCTGGGCTCCCTGATCAGCCTCTCTCTACGGCGGCGACGGAGGAAGCGACAGCAGGAAAGGGAGCAGCAGCTGGAAGAGGGCAGCTTCTTCGACGGCGACGACCCGGCCATGGAAGACGACTTCGAGAAAGGGACCGGGCCCAAGCGGTTTCGCTACAGCGAACTCGCCATCGCCACCGACAACTTCTCCGACGAGAAGAAGCTCGGGGAAGGAGGCTTCGGCTCGGTTTACAGAGGACACCTCAAAGAGATGAAGCTTGATGTGGCCATCAAGAGAGTCTCCAAAGGGTCCAAGCAGGGGAGGAAGGAGTACGCCTCGGAGGTGCGGATCATAAGCCGGCTCCGGCACCGGAACCTGGTGCAGCTCATCGGCTGGtgccacggcggcggcgagctgctCCTCGTCTACGAGCTGATGCCCAACGGCAGCCTCGACACGCACCTCTACGGCCGCAACAACGCCGCCGTGCTGCCATGGCCGGTGAGGCACGAGATCGTGCTGGGACTGGGCTCTGCCCTCCTCTACCTTCACCAGGAGTGGGAGCAGTGCGTGCTGCACAGGGACATCAAGCCAAGCAACGTCATGCTGGACGCCTCATTCGCCGCCAAGCTCGGCGACTTCGGGCTGGCCAGGCTCGTCGACCATGGCCGGGGATCGCACACGACGGTGCTCGCCGGCACCATGGGGTACATGGACCCGGAATGCATGATCACCGGCAAGACCAACGCCGAGTCAGACGTCTAcagcctcggcgtcgtcctcctTGAGATCGCCTGCGGCAGGCGCCCCCTGGTTATTATTGCTGAGCACGAGGACGACACGATGCACCTGACTCAGTGGGTCTGGGACTGGTACGGCAGGGGAAGGATAGTCGACGCCGCCGACGAGCGGCTGCAGGGGGAATTCGACGGCAAGGAGATGGAGTGCGTGATGGTCGTCGGGCTCTGGTGCGCCCACCCGGATCGGAGCCTGAGGCCGACGATCAGGCAGGCCGTCAACGCGCTGCGGTTCGAGGCGGCGCTGCCCGGCCTCCCGTCGAGGATGCCGGTGGCGACCTTCATGCCGCAGGTCGGCACTTTCACCACATCTTCGGCTGCCACAGGCGGCAGCAGCAGCACTGGCACGTCTTCAGTTGCAACGGGCGTCGGCAGCAGCAGCACTGGCACTTCTTCAGTTGCAACGGGCGTCAGCAGCAGCAGCGCCGGCACCACCCTAACAGCAAGCTCGACCGAGACATCCTCCCTGCTGAAATGA